The Streptomyces sp. NBC_00670 genome window below encodes:
- a CDS encoding DNA polymerase III subunit beta family protein, with amino-acid sequence MRSIGEMARESGLSVSALRFYDRAGVLVPTWVDPVSGYRWYDPGQLDEARLLARLRRAGMPLADIRLVLAGWSSADADLVRGLLQAHLRRLERGLSEARGEFSTLHALLDQRENPMTSPRTTAAATHLTVPAPELAAALDAVRFAVGADPELPMLGGVLFDVEDDRLQVVATDRYRLAVARAHATGHTADRVQVVVPVPLVDAMRALLSGEGPVRLAVDGDRVTLEAGDRQAAGQCLDHDFPDYRRLVHLPAGRRALVEVPAFREALETGPVRAGEVREQDGLAYDLSVLKVADDGTVTLCEDGDDDQGTLAVNRAFLLDALTAGARDRLLLEVGSPTAPLAIRRPDDEHTFSLLMPVRLED; translated from the coding sequence ATGCGCAGCATTGGGGAGATGGCCCGGGAGAGCGGGCTGAGTGTGAGCGCCCTGCGGTTCTACGACCGTGCCGGTGTGCTGGTCCCCACCTGGGTGGACCCGGTCAGCGGCTACCGCTGGTACGACCCCGGGCAGTTGGACGAGGCCCGGCTGCTGGCCCGGTTGCGCCGGGCCGGCATGCCGCTGGCGGACATCCGGCTGGTGCTGGCCGGCTGGTCGAGCGCGGACGCGGACCTGGTGCGCGGGCTCCTCCAGGCGCATCTGCGCCGTCTCGAACGGGGGCTGTCCGAGGCCCGCGGCGAGTTCTCCACGCTCCACGCACTGCTCGATCAAAGGGAGAACCCCATGACCTCGCCCCGTACCACCGCCGCCGCCACCCACCTGACCGTTCCCGCGCCCGAACTGGCCGCCGCGCTGGACGCCGTCCGCTTCGCGGTCGGTGCCGACCCCGAGCTGCCGATGCTCGGCGGCGTCCTCTTCGACGTGGAGGACGACAGGCTCCAGGTCGTGGCCACCGACCGCTACCGGCTGGCCGTCGCGCGGGCACACGCCACGGGGCACACCGCGGACCGCGTGCAGGTCGTCGTGCCCGTCCCCCTCGTCGACGCGATGCGGGCGCTGCTGAGCGGCGAGGGCCCGGTGCGGCTCGCCGTGGACGGTGACCGCGTGACGCTGGAGGCCGGAGACCGCCAGGCGGCCGGCCAGTGCCTCGACCACGACTTCCCCGACTACCGCCGCCTCGTCCACCTGCCGGCCGGGCGCCGCGCCCTCGTCGAGGTGCCGGCCTTCCGGGAGGCCCTGGAGACCGGCCCCGTCCGCGCGGGCGAGGTGCGCGAGCAGGACGGCCTGGCGTACGACCTCAGTGTGCTCAAGGTGGCGGACGACGGCACGGTGACCCTCTGCGAGGACGGCGACGACGACCAGGGCACCCTCGCCGTCAACCGCGCGTTTCTGCTGGACGCGCTCACCGCCGGTGCCCGGGACCGGCTGCTCCTGGAGGTCGGCTCTCCGACCGCTCCCCTGGCGATCCGCCGACCCGACGACGAGCACACCTTCTCGCTCCTGATGCCGGTCCGGCTGGAGGACTAG